In Modestobacter versicolor, a single genomic region encodes these proteins:
- a CDS encoding sensor histidine kinase: MPTVSRWWSSRSAPQRIDLYTRWSFYSYLGAGLPLLALAVTGSDLEDARVAGVRSFLVGSVVTAVAAVVLASRGLAAHRTGQRIPVRTPGLALGAAAVTGALGVWGFSAGAEPAPATSWAIALPLGMVLTAGSTIWSTRQLAGPSVLVGVLAGAAAAVDGSEAVTAVVVGATIAVTVYAVVLAFRFSVWVLDVVLEMDRTRGVQLQLAVAEERLRFARDLHDVMGRNLSAIAVKSQLAGELVRRARPEAADEVADIHRIAEESLREVREVVRGYRSTDLSSELAGARSVLRAAGVACTVQGVDDAGALPEPVQAALGWVVREAVTNVLRHSRAAECGIVLTRADGEVRLTVTNDGVPGDAAGTGSGLAGLRERLAGAGGTLDAARHGDRFQLTATLPTGSAG, translated from the coding sequence TGCTCGCCCTCGCCGTCACCGGCTCGGACCTCGAGGACGCCCGGGTGGCGGGCGTCCGGTCGTTCCTCGTCGGCTCGGTCGTCACCGCGGTCGCGGCGGTGGTGCTGGCGTCGCGCGGGCTGGCCGCGCACCGCACCGGTCAGCGGATCCCGGTCCGGACGCCGGGGCTCGCGCTCGGCGCGGCCGCGGTCACCGGCGCGCTCGGTGTGTGGGGGTTCAGCGCGGGGGCCGAGCCGGCGCCCGCGACCTCGTGGGCGATCGCGCTGCCGCTGGGCATGGTGCTCACCGCCGGCAGCACGATCTGGAGCACCCGCCAGCTCGCCGGGCCGTCGGTGCTGGTCGGGGTCCTGGCGGGCGCTGCCGCTGCGGTCGACGGCTCGGAGGCGGTCACCGCGGTGGTGGTCGGCGCGACCATCGCCGTCACGGTGTACGCCGTCGTCCTGGCCTTCCGGTTCTCCGTCTGGGTGCTCGACGTGGTGCTGGAGATGGACCGCACCCGCGGTGTGCAGCTGCAGCTGGCGGTGGCGGAGGAGCGGCTGCGCTTCGCCCGCGACCTGCACGACGTGATGGGCCGCAACCTGTCCGCGATCGCGGTGAAGAGCCAGCTGGCCGGCGAGCTGGTGCGCCGCGCGCGGCCCGAGGCCGCCGACGAGGTGGCCGACATCCACCGGATCGCCGAGGAGTCGCTGCGGGAGGTCCGCGAGGTCGTCCGCGGCTACCGCAGCACCGACCTCTCCAGCGAGCTGGCCGGGGCCCGCTCGGTGCTGCGCGCCGCCGGGGTGGCGTGCACGGTGCAGGGTGTGGACGACGCGGGCGCGCTGCCCGAGCCGGTGCAGGCCGCGCTGGGCTGGGTGGTGCGGGAGGCGGTGACCAACGTGCTGCGGCACAGCCGCGCGGCCGAGTGCGGGATCGTGCTCACCCGCGCCGACGGGGAGGTCCGGTTGACGGTGACCAACGACGGGGTGCCCGGCGACGCCGCCGGCACCGGGAGCGGGCTGGCCGGCCTGCGCGAGCGGCTGGCCGGGGCCGGCGGGACGCTGGACGCCGCGCGCCACGGCGACCGGTTCCAGCTCACGGCGACGCTGCCCACGGGGAGTGCCGGGTGA
- a CDS encoding response regulator transcription factor, which translates to MIRVLLADDENLVRSAFAALLGLEDDLEVVAQASSGAEALAMARAHTPDVAVLDLQMPDRDGISVAGELATVLPGCGLVIVTGHGRPGHLKRALEAGVRGFLPKTVSAAVLTDVVRTVHRGGRYVDPELAAEAISAGDSPLTPREADVLELAAGGAPVEEIAVRAHLSPGTVRNYLSAAATKLGAANRHAAVEAARRHGWI; encoded by the coding sequence GTGATCCGGGTGCTGCTGGCCGACGACGAGAACCTGGTGCGCTCGGCCTTCGCCGCGCTGCTGGGGCTGGAGGACGACCTCGAGGTCGTCGCCCAGGCCTCCTCCGGGGCCGAGGCGCTGGCGATGGCCCGGGCGCACACCCCCGACGTCGCGGTGCTGGACCTGCAGATGCCCGACCGCGACGGGATCAGCGTCGCCGGGGAGCTGGCCACCGTGCTGCCGGGCTGCGGGCTGGTCATCGTCACCGGGCACGGCCGGCCCGGGCACCTCAAGCGGGCGCTGGAGGCCGGGGTGCGCGGCTTCCTGCCCAAGACGGTCAGCGCCGCGGTGCTCACCGACGTCGTGCGCACGGTGCACCGGGGCGGCCGCTACGTCGACCCGGAGCTCGCCGCCGAGGCGATCAGCGCCGGGGACAGCCCGCTCACCCCCCGCGAGGCCGACGTCCTGGAGCTCGCGGCCGGCGGCGCACCGGTCGAGGAGATCGCCGTCCGGGCGCACCTCTCGCCGGGCACGGTGCGCAACTACCTGTCCGCCGCTGCCACGAAGCTGGGCGCGGCGAACCGGCACGCGGCCGTGGAGGCCGCGCGCCGGCACGGCTGGATCTGA
- a CDS encoding acyl-CoA dehydrogenase, with protein sequence MSHYTANLRDLEFNLFEFQSTKDRFGTGPFEQMDAETARGVLAEVRRLAEGPLAASFVDADRNPPVFDPATSSVTLPESFKRSYEALAAGEWFRLDLPESLGGFGAPVALRWAAYEMVLGANPAAFMYGSGPTFGATLHSLGTPDQRRLAELMIEKGWGATMVLTEPEAGSDVGAGRTRAVQQPDGSWHITGVKRFITSAEHDLSDNIVHLVLARPEGAKQGTKGLSLFVVPKFHVDLETGELGERNGAYVTGVEKKMGLKVSTTCELTFGDGPVPAKGWLVGEVHDGIAQMFKIIEYARMFVGTKAIATLSAGYLQALAYAKERVQGADLTATAKDAPRVTITHHPDVRRSLMLQKAYTEGMRALYIYAASLRDEVVEAEAAGTTGSPEATLAARVNDLLLPIVKGFGSERATQLLTAESLQTLGGSGYLQDHPLEQYIRDSKIDTLYEGTTAIQGQDFFFRKIVKDGGVALTWLAEQVQGTISAEAGNGRLKEERALLATALADVQGMLTAMFGQLTAAQEDVRKLYEVGQNTSRLLLAAGDLITGWLLVRQAEVALAALSGEVSEADRLFYEGKLAATRFFCTQVLPRLTSERFIVEHTDNALMDVDEAAF encoded by the coding sequence ATGAGCCACTACACGGCGAACCTCCGCGACCTCGAGTTCAACCTGTTCGAGTTCCAGAGCACCAAGGACCGGTTCGGCACCGGGCCGTTCGAGCAGATGGACGCCGAGACTGCCCGCGGGGTGCTGGCCGAGGTGCGCCGGCTGGCCGAGGGGCCGCTGGCCGCGTCCTTCGTCGACGCCGACCGCAACCCGCCGGTGTTCGACCCGGCCACTTCCTCGGTGACGCTGCCCGAGTCGTTCAAGCGCTCCTACGAGGCGCTGGCCGCCGGTGAGTGGTTCCGGTTGGACCTCCCCGAGTCCCTCGGCGGCTTCGGGGCGCCGGTCGCGCTGCGCTGGGCGGCCTACGAGATGGTGCTGGGCGCGAACCCGGCCGCCTTCATGTACGGCTCCGGTCCGACCTTCGGCGCCACCCTGCACTCCCTCGGCACCCCTGACCAGCGGCGGCTGGCCGAGCTGATGATCGAGAAGGGCTGGGGCGCCACCATGGTGCTCACCGAGCCCGAGGCCGGCTCCGACGTGGGCGCCGGGCGCACCCGGGCGGTGCAGCAGCCCGACGGCTCCTGGCACATCACCGGCGTCAAGCGGTTCATCACCTCGGCCGAGCACGACCTCAGCGACAACATCGTCCACCTGGTGCTGGCCCGGCCCGAGGGCGCGAAGCAGGGCACCAAGGGGCTCTCGCTGTTCGTCGTCCCCAAGTTCCACGTCGACCTCGAGACCGGCGAGCTCGGTGAGCGCAACGGCGCGTACGTCACCGGCGTCGAGAAGAAGATGGGGCTCAAGGTCTCGACCACCTGCGAGCTGACGTTCGGCGACGGCCCGGTGCCGGCGAAGGGCTGGCTGGTCGGCGAGGTGCACGACGGCATCGCCCAGATGTTCAAGATCATCGAGTACGCGCGGATGTTCGTCGGCACCAAGGCGATCGCCACCCTCTCGGCGGGCTACCTGCAGGCGCTGGCCTACGCCAAGGAGCGGGTGCAGGGCGCCGACCTCACGGCGACGGCCAAGGACGCCCCGCGGGTGACCATCACCCACCACCCCGACGTCCGCCGCTCGCTGATGCTGCAGAAGGCCTACACCGAGGGCATGCGGGCGCTGTACATCTACGCCGCCAGCCTCCGCGACGAGGTCGTCGAGGCCGAGGCCGCAGGCACGACCGGCAGCCCCGAGGCGACGCTCGCCGCCCGGGTCAACGACCTGCTGCTGCCGATCGTGAAGGGCTTCGGCTCCGAGCGGGCCACCCAGCTGCTCACCGCCGAGTCGCTGCAGACCCTCGGTGGCTCGGGCTACCTGCAGGACCACCCGCTCGAGCAGTACATCCGGGACTCCAAGATCGACACCCTCTACGAGGGGACGACGGCGATCCAGGGCCAGGACTTCTTCTTCCGCAAGATCGTCAAGGACGGCGGGGTCGCGCTCACCTGGCTGGCCGAGCAGGTCCAGGGCACGATCTCCGCCGAGGCCGGCAACGGCCGGCTCAAGGAGGAGCGGGCCCTGCTGGCCACCGCGCTGGCCGACGTCCAGGGCATGCTGACGGCGATGTTCGGCCAGCTCACCGCGGCCCAGGAGGACGTCCGGAAGCTCTACGAGGTCGGCCAGAACACCTCCCGGCTGCTGCTGGCCGCCGGCGACCTGATCACCGGGTGGCTGCTGGTCCGCCAGGCCGAGGTGGCGCTGGCCGCGCTGTCCGGCGAGGTCTCGGAGGCCGACCGGCTGTTCTACGAGGGCAAGCTCGCCGCGACCCGGTTCTTCTGCACCCAGGTGCTGCCCCGGCTGACCAGCGAGCGGTTCATCGTCGAGCACACCGACAACGCCCTGATGGACGTCGACGAAGCCGCGTTCTGA
- a CDS encoding VanZ family protein, which yields MITDVLLDHAALVPLALALVVLTCAVVGVLALRARRSRPVLWTLVALAALPVVALTLVPSTKGRGDGVGCAVQFSLPSLGSVELLANVALLVPVVLFAALATRRPLLALAAGTGASVLVEAVQALTPALGRACDTNDWSMNTVGAVLGAALAWLLLRGVTARRGGLPVVTGR from the coding sequence GTGATCACCGACGTCCTGCTCGACCACGCAGCCCTGGTGCCGCTGGCCCTGGCGCTGGTGGTGCTGACCTGCGCGGTCGTCGGCGTCCTCGCGCTGCGGGCCCGGCGCAGCCGCCCGGTGCTGTGGACCCTGGTGGCGCTCGCCGCGCTGCCGGTCGTGGCGCTGACCCTGGTCCCGTCGACGAAGGGCCGCGGCGACGGCGTCGGCTGCGCCGTCCAGTTCTCCCTGCCCTCGCTGGGCAGCGTGGAACTGCTGGCCAACGTGGCGCTCCTGGTCCCGGTGGTCCTCTTCGCCGCGCTGGCCACCCGCCGCCCGCTTCTGGCGCTGGCCGCGGGCACCGGCGCCTCGGTGCTCGTCGAGGCGGTCCAGGCGCTGACCCCCGCCCTGGGGCGCGCCTGCGACACCAACGACTGGTCGATGAACACCGTGGGCGCCGTGCTCGGCGCCGCGCTGGCCTGGCTGCTGCTCCGCGGGGTGACCGCCCGGCGCGGAGGCTTGCCCGTGGTTACCGGTCGGTAA
- a CDS encoding TetR/AcrR family transcriptional regulator, with product MTAAALPLHMTEDGSAPARRSRAERQEIVLDTAERLFSARSSRSVGMDELVRETGLGKMTVYRLFKSKDDLVGAYLSRKAATVLGYIDADLERLQGDPRSALLSVVDAVEKDVTRTGFRGCPFTNVSSEYDDPQHPARSAAADYKFELHSRLESLADQLVPGHGDDLAAQVHLIIDGMYLSGGLLGPDGPASHGRQLAERLIDAAIAGASATASA from the coding sequence GTGACTGCCGCAGCTCTCCCCCTGCACATGACCGAGGACGGGTCCGCACCGGCCCGCCGCTCCCGCGCAGAGCGCCAGGAGATCGTCCTGGACACCGCCGAGCGGCTCTTCTCGGCCCGCAGCTCGCGCAGCGTCGGGATGGACGAGCTGGTCCGCGAGACCGGCCTGGGCAAGATGACGGTGTACCGGCTCTTCAAGAGCAAGGACGACCTCGTCGGCGCCTACCTCTCCCGCAAGGCCGCGACCGTGCTCGGCTACATCGACGCCGACCTCGAGCGCCTGCAGGGCGACCCGCGCTCGGCGCTGCTGTCGGTCGTGGACGCCGTGGAGAAGGACGTCACCCGCACCGGCTTCCGCGGCTGCCCGTTCACCAACGTGAGCAGCGAGTACGACGACCCGCAGCACCCTGCCCGCAGCGCCGCCGCCGACTACAAGTTCGAGCTGCACTCGCGCCTCGAGTCGCTGGCCGACCAGCTGGTCCCGGGCCACGGTGACGACCTGGCCGCGCAGGTGCACCTGATCATCGACGGCATGTACCTGTCCGGCGGGCTGCTGGGCCCCGACGGCCCCGCCTCGCACGGCCGCCAGCTCGCCGAGCGCCTGATCGACGCCGCCATCGCCGGCGCGTCCGCCACCGCCTCCGCCTGA
- a CDS encoding metal ABC transporter ATP-binding protein — MNSPAPGPVLSLHGAGMSFGERVLWSGLDLELQPGEFLAVLGPNGAGKSTLLKAVLGQQPLTAGRLLIGGRDPGRGSDRVGYVPQQKSMDAATPLRARDLVGLGIDGHRWGVRRRSADERRRIADALEAVGATGYADAPIGLLSGGEQQRVRIAQALATDPDLLLCDEPLLSLDLRHQRAVAGMIDRRRREHDTAVVFVTHEINPVLDLVDRVLYIAGGGHRIGPPSEVLTSATLSDLYRTPVDVLNVRGRVVVVGTPDEPGGCQHHDLTPETAAPRAGGAA; from the coding sequence ATGAACAGCCCTGCTCCCGGCCCGGTGCTGAGCCTGCACGGCGCCGGCATGTCCTTCGGCGAGCGGGTGCTCTGGAGCGGCCTGGACCTCGAGCTGCAGCCCGGTGAGTTCCTCGCCGTCCTGGGCCCCAACGGCGCGGGCAAGTCCACGCTGCTCAAGGCGGTGCTCGGGCAGCAGCCGCTCACCGCCGGCCGGCTGCTGATCGGCGGCCGCGACCCCGGGCGCGGGAGCGACCGGGTCGGGTACGTGCCGCAGCAGAAGTCGATGGACGCCGCCACCCCGCTGCGCGCCCGCGACCTGGTCGGCCTGGGCATCGACGGGCACCGCTGGGGCGTCCGCCGCCGCTCCGCCGACGAGCGCCGGCGGATCGCCGACGCCCTCGAGGCCGTGGGCGCCACCGGCTACGCCGACGCCCCGATCGGCCTGCTCTCCGGCGGTGAGCAGCAGCGGGTGCGGATCGCCCAGGCGCTGGCCACCGACCCGGACCTGCTGCTCTGCGACGAGCCGCTGCTCTCGCTGGACCTGCGCCACCAGCGGGCGGTCGCGGGCATGATCGACCGGCGCCGCCGCGAGCACGACACGGCCGTCGTCTTCGTCACCCACGAGATCAACCCGGTGCTCGACCTGGTCGACCGGGTGCTCTACATCGCAGGCGGCGGCCACCGGATCGGCCCGCCGTCGGAGGTGCTCACCTCCGCGACGCTCAGCGACCTCTACCGCACCCCGGTCGACGTGCTCAACGTGCGGGGCCGGGTGGTCGTCGTCGGGACGCCGGACGAGCCGGGTGGCTGCCAGCACCACGACCTCACCCCGGAGACCGCCGCACCGCGGGCCGGGGGTGCGGCCTGA
- a CDS encoding metal ABC transporter permease — MDGLFDYTDYGALLGLVHNSLIAAALLGVVGGLVGVFVQVRDMQFAVHGISELSFAGAAAALLLGGSVALGSVLGSVLAAALIGGLGVRARDRNSVIGVLMPFGLGLGVLFLSLYDGRAANKFGLLTGQIVAVDTVRLGWLVGVSVVVLVGMAVLWRPLMFISVDPEVAGARGLPAGLLSIAFTLLLGLAVSLAVQVVGALLVLSLLVTPAAAAFRVTASPVLAPVLSTVFAVVSAVGGILLALGSSIPISPFVTTISFTIYLVCRVVSARRQRSGWGTRLSEDVPAASPSPASIP, encoded by the coding sequence ATGGACGGCCTCTTCGACTACACCGACTACGGCGCGCTGCTCGGGCTGGTGCACAACTCGCTGATCGCGGCCGCGCTGCTCGGCGTGGTCGGCGGCCTGGTCGGGGTCTTCGTGCAGGTCCGGGACATGCAGTTCGCGGTGCACGGGATCAGCGAGCTCTCCTTCGCCGGCGCCGCCGCGGCCCTGCTGCTGGGCGGCAGCGTCGCGCTCGGGTCGGTGCTCGGGTCGGTGCTGGCCGCGGCCCTGATCGGCGGGCTCGGCGTGCGCGCCCGCGACCGCAACTCGGTGATCGGCGTGCTGATGCCCTTCGGCCTCGGGCTCGGCGTCCTCTTCCTGTCCCTCTACGACGGCCGGGCGGCCAACAAGTTCGGCCTGCTCACCGGCCAGATCGTCGCCGTCGACACGGTGCGGCTGGGCTGGCTGGTGGGCGTCTCGGTCGTGGTGCTGGTCGGGATGGCCGTGCTGTGGCGCCCGCTGATGTTCATCAGCGTCGACCCCGAGGTCGCCGGCGCGCGCGGGCTGCCCGCCGGGCTGCTGTCGATCGCGTTCACGCTGCTGCTGGGCCTTGCGGTGTCGCTGGCCGTCCAGGTCGTCGGCGCGCTGCTGGTGCTCTCGCTGCTGGTCACCCCGGCGGCCGCGGCCTTCCGGGTGACCGCCTCGCCGGTGCTCGCGCCGGTCTTGAGCACCGTCTTCGCGGTGGTCTCCGCGGTCGGCGGGATCCTGCTGGCGCTGGGCAGCTCGATCCCGATCAGCCCGTTCGTGACCACGATCAGCTTCACGATCTACCTGGTCTGCCGGGTGGTGTCGGCGCGGCGGCAGCGCAGCGGCTGGGGCACCCGGCTCAGCGAGGACGTCCCGGCCGCGTCGCCGTCGCCGGCGTCGATCCCCTGA
- a CDS encoding PfkB family carbohydrate kinase, giving the protein MSVTVVGSLNEDVVVTVERLPGRGETVIGSAVAVLPGGKGANQAAAAGRLGTGVHMVGRVGDDPAAGRQLAALAEARVNVGRVHRTEGVPTGTATIPVEAEGGENLIVVVPGANARLTPADVDVDSVHRAGVLLLQLETPLETVQAAAEATRGTVVLNPAPAQPLPVALLAAVDVLVPNEHELRRLAGDPGGDESPAALAALARGLAARSVVVTLGERGALVVPAEGPVLLQAPPPVEPVDTTGAGDCFCGALSSALDRGEPLAEAVRYAVTAAALSTTGPGARGALPDDDAVRSLLPRTPAATPVG; this is encoded by the coding sequence GTGTCCGTGACCGTCGTCGGCAGCCTCAACGAGGACGTCGTCGTGACCGTCGAACGGCTCCCCGGGCGCGGGGAGACCGTCATCGGCTCGGCGGTCGCCGTGCTGCCCGGCGGCAAGGGCGCGAACCAGGCGGCCGCGGCGGGCCGGCTGGGCACCGGCGTGCACATGGTCGGGCGGGTGGGCGACGACCCGGCCGCCGGCCGGCAGCTCGCCGCCCTCGCCGAGGCCCGGGTGAACGTGGGCCGGGTGCACCGCACCGAGGGGGTGCCCACCGGGACGGCGACGATCCCGGTGGAGGCCGAGGGCGGCGAGAACCTGATCGTCGTCGTGCCCGGCGCCAACGCCCGGCTGACCCCCGCCGACGTCGACGTGGACTCGGTCCACCGGGCCGGCGTGCTGCTGCTCCAGCTGGAGACCCCGCTGGAGACGGTGCAGGCGGCCGCCGAGGCGACCCGGGGCACGGTCGTGCTGAACCCCGCGCCGGCGCAGCCGCTGCCGGTCGCGCTGCTCGCCGCGGTCGACGTGCTGGTGCCCAACGAGCACGAGCTGCGCCGGCTGGCCGGCGACCCCGGGGGCGACGAGAGCCCCGCTGCGCTGGCCGCGCTGGCCCGCGGGCTGGCCGCCCGCTCGGTGGTGGTGACCCTGGGCGAGCGCGGGGCGCTCGTCGTCCCCGCCGAGGGGCCGGTGCTGCTGCAGGCGCCCCCGCCGGTCGAGCCGGTGGACACCACCGGTGCCGGGGACTGCTTCTGCGGCGCGCTGAGCAGTGCGCTGGACCGCGGCGAGCCGCTGGCCGAGGCGGTCCGCTACGCCGTCACCGCGGCGGCGCTGTCGACGACGGGGCCGGGTGCCCGCGGCGCGCTGCCCGACGACGACGCGGTGCGGTCCCTGCTCCCCCGGACCCCGGCGGCCACCCCGGTCGGCTGA
- a CDS encoding DUF6328 family protein, which produces MQLNAELRGETTHQVLDRNVSEVLQEIRVAITAVQVLFAFLLTLPFQSRFADLGTFGTTVYSVTMISTALATVVLIAPVSFHRMLFRRRQKAAIVQFADRSLVVGLTLLLTGITSAVLLVLDVVLGRPPAVAVCAAIVLIALTTWYVLPLRRRADRSS; this is translated from the coding sequence GTGCAGCTGAACGCCGAGCTGCGCGGCGAGACCACGCACCAGGTGCTGGACCGGAACGTCAGCGAGGTGCTGCAGGAGATCCGGGTGGCGATCACCGCGGTCCAGGTGCTGTTCGCCTTCCTGCTGACCCTGCCCTTCCAGTCCCGCTTCGCCGATCTGGGCACCTTCGGGACGACGGTCTACTCGGTCACGATGATCAGCACCGCCCTGGCCACGGTGGTCCTCATCGCCCCCGTCTCGTTCCACCGGATGCTGTTCCGGCGGCGGCAGAAGGCGGCGATCGTCCAGTTCGCCGACCGGTCGCTGGTGGTCGGCCTGACCTTGCTGCTGACCGGGATCACCAGCGCGGTGCTGCTCGTGCTGGACGTGGTGCTCGGCCGGCCGCCGGCGGTCGCCGTCTGCGCGGCGATCGTGCTCATCGCGCTGACCACCTGGTACGTGCTGCCGCTGCGGAGGCGGGCCGACCGGTCCTCCTAG
- a CDS encoding DUF3140 domain-containing protein, producing the protein MAGTDDDADTTRREFAEAVNMTAGELEEWLETDESKAVGQKSGGSGESTGHESGRRIVELLHTGKADLTDDDLAHMRKVHGYVQRHLAQEPAKEDVETSRWRYSLMNWGHDPLKK; encoded by the coding sequence ATGGCCGGCACGGACGACGACGCCGACACCACCCGCCGGGAGTTCGCCGAGGCGGTCAACATGACCGCCGGCGAGCTGGAGGAGTGGCTGGAGACCGACGAGTCGAAGGCGGTGGGGCAGAAGAGCGGCGGGTCGGGCGAGTCGACCGGGCACGAGTCCGGGCGCCGGATCGTCGAGCTGCTGCACACCGGGAAGGCGGACCTCACCGACGACGACCTCGCGCACATGCGCAAGGTGCACGGCTACGTGCAGCGGCACCTGGCCCAGGAGCCGGCGAAGGAGGACGTCGAGACCTCCAGGTGGCGGTACTCGCTGATGAACTGGGGCCACGACCCGCTGAAGAAGTAG
- a CDS encoding methyltransferase domain-containing protein, which produces MLRNDPTQYDDLVDEWWEPSGGFAMLHWLAASRAQRVPPAPGPDAVLVDLACGGGLMAPHVARLGYRHVGVDLGLAGLRVAREHGVAPVGGSVLAVPLVDGCADVVVAGEVLEHVEDDVQVIAECARLLKPGGTLVIDAIARTRLAGLIAVRIAERLPGGPPPGIHDPALFVDRRRLLAAAREVGLDLRLVGLRPSVRDLVAWRRGRLPVVRMREIRLTTVLFAGLGTLR; this is translated from the coding sequence GTGCTCCGCAACGACCCGACCCAGTACGACGACCTCGTCGACGAGTGGTGGGAGCCGTCCGGGGGGTTCGCGATGCTCCACTGGCTGGCCGCGTCCCGCGCCCAGCGGGTGCCACCGGCCCCCGGCCCGGACGCGGTGCTGGTCGACCTCGCCTGCGGCGGCGGTCTCATGGCGCCGCACGTGGCGCGGCTGGGGTACCGCCACGTGGGGGTCGACCTCGGGCTCGCCGGGCTGCGGGTGGCCCGGGAGCACGGCGTCGCCCCGGTGGGCGGCTCGGTGCTCGCGGTGCCGCTGGTCGACGGGTGCGCGGACGTCGTCGTCGCCGGGGAGGTGCTCGAGCACGTCGAGGACGACGTCCAGGTGATCGCCGAGTGCGCCCGGCTGCTCAAGCCCGGGGGGACGCTGGTCATCGACGCCATCGCCCGCACCCGGCTGGCCGGCCTGATCGCCGTCCGGATCGCCGAGCGGCTGCCCGGCGGCCCACCGCCGGGCATCCACGACCCGGCGCTGTTCGTCGACCGCCGCCGGCTGCTGGCCGCCGCCCGCGAGGTCGGCCTCGACCTCCGCCTGGTCGGGCTGCGGCCCTCGGTCCGCGACCTCGTCGCCTGGCGGCGCGGTCGCCTGCCGGTGGTGCGGATGCGGGAGATCCGGCTCACCACGGTGCTCTTCGCCGGTCTGGGGACGCTCCGGTGA
- a CDS encoding type III polyketide synthase, which translates to MTAAVVTGAGHALPATYEQGEVWDGYFAEKYAGLRAAERVFRAAGTRRRHAVVNPVDEDVSQWGTGARMERFITEAMPLGKQAVAGALDAAGLAPGDVGLFAVATCTGYATPGLDIRLASDLGMPLGLQRLLIGHMGCYAALPGIAAVSDFVTARSRPAVLLCLELTSLHVQPAVADLEQVVTHALFSDAAAAVVLEPGAGRGRRVAGMVARTDHATADHMTWDVTDLGFRMGLSPRVPDVLARHVGGVVEELLSEAGLRVEDVAGWAVHPGGPRILDVVRDQLGLSEEQMGASRRVLAEHGNCSSATVLLVLEELGDVDGPVVAMAFGPGLTLYATLLLPA; encoded by the coding sequence GTGACGGCGGCGGTCGTCACCGGTGCGGGGCACGCGCTCCCGGCCACCTACGAGCAGGGCGAGGTCTGGGACGGGTACTTCGCCGAGAAGTACGCCGGGCTCCGGGCCGCCGAGCGCGTGTTCCGGGCGGCCGGCACCCGGCGGCGGCACGCGGTGGTCAACCCGGTGGACGAGGACGTCTCGCAGTGGGGCACCGGCGCCCGGATGGAGCGGTTCATCACCGAGGCGATGCCGCTGGGCAAGCAGGCGGTCGCCGGGGCGCTGGACGCCGCCGGGCTCGCCCCGGGCGACGTCGGCCTGTTCGCCGTCGCCACCTGCACCGGGTACGCCACCCCCGGCCTGGACATCCGGCTGGCCAGCGACCTGGGCATGCCGTTGGGCCTGCAGCGGCTGCTGATCGGCCACATGGGCTGCTACGCCGCGCTGCCAGGGATCGCCGCGGTCAGCGACTTCGTGACGGCCCGGTCCCGTCCGGCTGTGCTGCTCTGCCTCGAGCTCACCAGCCTGCACGTCCAGCCCGCGGTCGCCGACCTGGAGCAGGTGGTCACGCACGCGCTGTTCAGCGACGCCGCCGCGGCGGTCGTGCTGGAGCCCGGGGCCGGGCGCGGGCGGCGGGTCGCCGGGATGGTGGCCCGCACCGACCACGCCACCGCCGACCACATGACCTGGGACGTCACCGACCTCGGGTTCCGGATGGGGCTGTCCCCCCGGGTGCCCGACGTGCTGGCCCGGCACGTCGGCGGTGTCGTCGAGGAGCTGCTCTCCGAGGCCGGCCTGCGCGTCGAGGACGTCGCGGGGTGGGCGGTGCACCCCGGCGGCCCGCGGATCCTGGACGTCGTCCGCGACCAGCTCGGGCTCAGCGAGGAGCAGATGGGCGCCTCCCGCCGGGTGCTCGCCGAGCACGGCAACTGCTCGTCGGCGACCGTGCTGCTGGTGCTGGAGGAGCTGGGCGACGTCGACGGCCCGGTGGTCGCGATGGCCTTCGGCCCCGGTCTGACCCTCTACGCCACCCTGCTGCTGCCCGCCTGA
- a CDS encoding YciI family protein — protein sequence MTQYLLSMPHDSAEEPTMATMDPAELEAALAAAGAFMAELEASGALVFAGGLHPPSTAVTVDHRGDDLALADGPFTHAPEYLGGFWVVEAPDQDAAVAWAAKASHALDARIEVRAFQEVPD from the coding sequence GTGACCCAGTACCTGCTGTCCATGCCGCACGACTCGGCCGAGGAGCCCACGATGGCGACCATGGACCCGGCCGAGCTGGAGGCCGCGCTGGCCGCGGCCGGCGCCTTCATGGCCGAGCTGGAGGCGTCGGGCGCCCTGGTCTTCGCCGGCGGGCTGCACCCACCGTCGACGGCGGTCACCGTCGACCACCGGGGTGACGACCTGGCCCTCGCCGACGGGCCGTTCACGCACGCGCCGGAGTACCTCGGCGGCTTCTGGGTGGTGGAGGCGCCGGACCAGGACGCGGCCGTCGCCTGGGCCGCGAAGGCCTCCCACGCGCTCGATGCGCGGATCGAGGTCCGCGCCTTCCAGGAGGTGCCGGACTAG